The genomic segment CTTGAACACTTAGGACAAGATATTATTTCAATTCTATCTCTCTTTCTTAACGATAATGATTCTAAAATTTTTCTTCCAATCATTACTTCATAATAGGAGTAATTTGAAAGTGAAACTCTTATTGTATCTCCTATACCCTTTAAAAGTAAATTTGATATTCCTATAGTTGATTTTATTATTCCATCTTCATCGCTTCCTGTTGCTGTAACACCAATATGAATAGGATAATTAAATTTTTCATATAGAATTTCGTTTATTTTAATTGTTTCAACTGGATCATCACTCTTTGCTGAGATCACTATATCAAAAAAATTTAGTTCCTCCAAAATTTTTACTTCTCTCTCAATTGATTCAATCATAATAGATATTCTATCACCCTCTTTTTTTTCGTAAACTAGAGATCCAACATTTGCACCAACTCTAATAGGAATTCCTTTTCTTTTTGCTTCAAAAACAATTTTTTTAATTTTTTCACTATCTTTTATATTTGATGGGTTTAATCTAATTTTTTTAACTCCAGCCTCCATAGCAAGAATAGCAAGTTCATAATTGAAATGTATATCAGCGATAATTGGAACTTTTGAATATTTAACAATTCTCTCAACATCTTCTATACTTTTTTTATCTGGAACAGCAACTCTAATAAGATCAGCCCCCTCATCTATCATAAAATCAATCTCTTTTTTAATGTTTTTAAAATTTTTTAAGTCCCCCTTAATCATACCTTGAAGTAAAATTTCTCCGTCTCCTATTTTTTTATCTCCAATATAAAAAACTCTTTTTATTTTATCCATCTTAAAATATCAAAGAATGTTACAAGAAAGAGAAGTCCAAGCAAAAATATAAAGCCAATTAAATGAACTAAATTTTCTTTTTCTGGTGGTACTCTTTTTTTTGTTATCCATTCATAAATGAGAAATGGAACTCTTCCTCCATCTAGAGCTGGTATGGGAAGAAGATTTGTTAGTGCAAGTAAAATATTTAAGATTGCTGAAAACCAAATTATTCCAAAAATTCCAGCTGATTTTCCAATGTTTGAAGCAACTTGAACTATACCAACAGGTCCAACTACCCCTCCAGTTGCCTTACCTGTGATAAGTAATCTAATTGAAGATAAAAATAGAAGCATAACTCTTAAAACTTCTTTAAATGAAAAATATATTGCTTCAAGAAAGTTTAGTTTTTCAAAACCACTTATAATTCCAATTACCCATCTATCTCCTTCTTTAATAGGTTTCACTATAAAATTTAATTTTTCTTCTCCTCTTTTTACAACAATCTTTATCTCATTTCCATTACTATTCTGAATTTCATTTCTTACATCATCCCATGTTTTTATCTCTTTATCATTAATAAATAAAATTTTATCCCCTTTCTTTAACCCAACTTGATAAGCAGGTGAAGCTTCTTGAACAGAGTATATTGTTGTTGAAAGATTATTAAAATCTCCAAAAGTTGAAAATAAAATTATAAAGATAATCAATGCAAGTAAAATGTTTGCAACAGGACCACCAACAATTGTTAAAAATCTACTTTTAAGTGGTTTTTTGTAATATCCATCTGGAGTATCTAACTTATCATCCATTCCTTTTACCTTTACATATGCAAGAAAAGGAATAATCCTTAAAGAAAATAGTGTCTCATTTTTTGTATAAGAAAAGATTTTTGGTCCAAAACCAATACTAAACTCTTCAACTTGCATTCCACCTTTTTTGGCTGCTAAATAATGACCAAATTCATGTGCAATTGCTGCAATTGACAAAGCAATTATTGCGTAAATTATATACAACTCATCACCTCTTTCATAACAATTTCTTTTGTTTCTTTTTTTAAATCTTCTAAAATAGATAAAGAAAATTCTCTTCTTTCAATTTTATCATAAACCTTTTTAAGAATTTTTCCTATTGATAAAAATGAAATTTTTCCTTGAAGAAATAAATCTGTTAAAATGTCATTAGTGTATATAATTGAAAAAGGCTTTGATCCATTCTCTTTTCCTGCTTCAACTATT from the Caldisericia bacterium genome contains:
- the ispG gene encoding (E)-4-hydroxy-3-methylbut-2-enyl-diphosphate synthase, with product MDKIKRVFYIGDKKIGDGEILLQGMIKGDLKNFKNIKKEIDFMIDEGADLIRVAVPDKKSIEDVERIVKYSKVPIIADIHFNYELAILAMEAGVKKIRLNPSNIKDSEKIKKIVFEAKRKGIPIRVGANVGSLVYEKKEGDRISIMIESIEREVKILEELNFFDIVISAKSDDPVETIKINEILYEKFNYPIHIGVTATGSDEDGIIKSTIGISNLLLKGIGDTIRVSLSNYSYYEVMIGRKILESLSLRKRDRIEIISCPKCSRCNKNFEKILKEVKENFSNLKIPIKLAVMGCEVNAIGESQNADIGIAMTRGKILFFKNGKMITSIEESEIIPFLKKELLKKE
- a CDS encoding M50 family metallopeptidase — its product is MYIIYAIIALSIAAIAHEFGHYLAAKKGGMQVEEFSIGFGPKIFSYTKNETLFSLRIIPFLAYVKVKGMDDKLDTPDGYYKKPLKSRFLTIVGGPVANILLALIIFIILFSTFGDFNNLSTTIYSVQEASPAYQVGLKKGDKILFINDKEIKTWDDVRNEIQNSNGNEIKIVVKRGEEKLNFIVKPIKEGDRWVIGIISGFEKLNFLEAIYFSFKEVLRVMLLFLSSIRLLITGKATGGVVGPVGIVQVASNIGKSAGIFGIIWFSAILNILLALTNLLPIPALDGGRVPFLIYEWITKKRVPPEKENLVHLIGFIFLLGLLFLVTFFDILRWIK